The Lolium rigidum isolate FL_2022 chromosome 2, APGP_CSIRO_Lrig_0.1, whole genome shotgun sequence genomic interval gcccgatcgtaatttgttcacccaacatgcttttatcttatgggagagacacctctagtgaactcgtggaccccggtccattcttttaatactcgaaatacaaatctgtcgcaatacttgttttactcgttttctctcgcaaacaatcatcttccacacaatacggttaaccctttgttacgagcaagccggtgagattgacaacctcacctgtttcgttggggcaaagtactttggttgtgttgtgcaggttccacgttggcgccggaatctccggtgttgcgccgcactacatcccgccgccatcaaccttcaacgtgcttcttgactcctactggttcgattaaaccttggtttcttactgagggaaacttgccgctgtgcgcatcacaccttcctcttggggttcccaacggacgtgtcaactacacgcatcacccggcggcgtgccggaacagagactcctgtcccccagatcttggcttcgcgatggcggcggctctggaaggtttctcgtaccgtggctttttctgtcgatgtttttaggtcagagacgaTCTTATAGTccgagaatcggagtcggaggggccacggggtggcgccaccataggggggcgcgcccccccttgggccgccccgccctgtggtgtggggcccccctggcacccctctgactcttctccggtgctccggaagcttccgggaattataaggccttcggtcttgatttcgtccgattccgaaaatatttctttactaggatttctgaaaccaaaaacagcgagaaaacagcaactggcctttcggcatctcgtcaataggttagtttcagaaaacgcataaaaacgatataaagtgtgaacaaaacatgtaggtattgtcataaaacaagcatggaacatcagaaattatagatacgttggagatgtatcaagcatatgaataaaaatatttgcgaggattgttttcaaattaaaatacaacaaacaataaaacaagtaaacaaatataataaatagggctagatgctaggtgccacggtatttcctttgatcctccacaaatgctcaacgagatcagcttgaagttgttcatgaacattgttgtcacggatctctgcgtgcatggtgaggaaatcagcaaaatctgcaggcaactcaagatcaacctccgcaagagggccctcacactCCATCGTGTTGCATCGTCGgcaaagtagtcgttgtgcatcatggcatgcccctccatcctctgccggggcttggacttccttctccccggccttgatcctccgcggcgcggcctcttcctcttctccgcctcggcgtcaagcatgtcctggagggatgcgatgatcagcaaatgctcccggaggtcatcgtcgaaggcttgctcgtcctccagcagcagggcaaccatctcatcgtcgctatccatgtctacaagcaaaatcaatggttaaaattgcgccgaggcaaatGACGCAACGAATAGCGGCTAATCTCGCATAccaggcaagtcgtcgagcaccttgtgtgcgcggaggttgGGCGGATTTGAcgtcgcgttctgggacgcgatggccaagcggcggcggcggaacgaccggcgggagcgccagccgcggcgacggtgccgactctcagaagagatcagacgctcaaacggccggcaaatccagcggcggcggagcggtgggaggcgcgggaaggaaggagcgacgataaAAATGGCGCgaatcaacggtttatgcaacacgtcgccgacatgtgggagcccgcgtcGCTTCacgtcgcttttcgttgtgtccggcgtgcccggagcgtcccctgtgggacggggacggcctcggggcgccggacaccgtatcggggcgcgccggacaaaaatgggctttgggggacgcggctggaaccgttttttggtccggtgcgccccaaattgctttgggggacgctttgggggacgcgactggagatgctcttatactacTAAAGTTCTTATTGATATTAATATCATATCAACCTCTTAAGCCTTGTATGTGTATATGTTAATATGTGTGTGTAGCTGTGTGACTGGTTTATGTGCGGTATGTGTATATATGTGTGGTTTATAAATTTTGAAAAaacttcaaaatttaaaaaaaatcaaaaaattcaaaaattcaaaaaaatcgagaaattcagaaaaatagaaatTTAAAAAATTCTAATTTTTTCCTAAAAAATATAAAGTTAAAAAATTGGAAAAGaatccaaaaatttcaaaatttcaaaaatttcaaaatgacctagaaaataaaaaatattacaaaatttataaaataaaaaaatttagAAATGTCagataaacaattttaaaaaacaAAAATCCTAGAAGTTCAAAAATTGGAAAAGAttctaaaaattcaaaaaatctaaaatttaaaaataaaaaaaccaaaaagttcagaaaaatctagaatttaaatttcaaaaaagaatataaattttaaaatatagagtttaaaaattcaaaaatatctAAATTTATCATCTAAAAAAATCTAGATCTGTTTTCCCGATTCTTTGGCGCATATTGCTATATGCGCTAGAGAAACATCATATTTCTGTGACGCATATTGCTATATGTGCCACCGAAAATGTCCACCTGCCTTTTGTGGTGGATTCCGCAcaaatttttgtggcgcatattcTGTGAAGCATGCACTTCTATATGTGCCATAGAGAAGTCATCTATGAGTAACTAATTTCCTAGTATTGCAGTAGCTCCTCCGATGTCCCACCAAGCTAGGCTTCAAGTTTAAGGGTGTCATGCTCCCTAAGATGCGGCCACCAAAATACATGTGGAAGGACAACTCTAAATATGATATATTTATGTGATGTCGTTACCGTCTCATTGCTCTGAAGAAGACACCAAAGAACCTAACGAAGAACATGAAGCCCGCTGGTAAGGGTTCATGGTCCGCCGCGCCTCCAAGGCCCATGGCTATCAGAGGCAGAGCGAATAGGTGGCATCGTCGGCAAGGGGCGGAACCTAGACACTTTTACAATCGCCTCTCTCCCTTGGGGCCGTATGTACCTGTTTGTGGAAACACGATCCACTCTCACAGTTGACACGATCAAGAGGAAAACCGGCGACTGCTTGCAAAATGGTGTCAACAGTGAGAATGTACCACTAGGGGAAGCTAGTGCGACCACACCAGAGCCACTAGTATTAGTGCACTGGTTCATCTTTAGTCCACCGCATGGCATATAAACACTGGTTCATGGCTTGATGCAATTGTGCCATTTGGTCGCCCACCCACATTTTTTAGTTACACATCCTATTAATCTCGGACGAAGCTCGCTGACATTGAGCTAAGATAGCCCAATATCACTTGTAGAAATGGAGGCCGTCGCCGTCATGCGACCGGTGCTTCACCACTCAATCATCCTCCAAGAGTCAAAGTGCCACTGACCAGAATCTGGTCACGGGACACCACACGAACACAAGTGAAGTGCCACTGACCAAAGCCATCGATCtaaaccaaaacccaccggcgacccGGCGTAGGAATCGCGCGCCAATTTCCTCGTCCATCGGACCATCTCCGTCGCTTGAAACCGTTTCTACTTGAGGCACCGTCCATGGCCGGCGGCCGATCGCCTGCGCCGCGCCGCGCGGCGTTCGCGGCATTGGTCACGCTCCTCTTCCTCGCctgtgtcttcttcttcctgtcgGCGACCACCATCAGCACCTCAGCCCCAAACTCCCCGACCGCACGGCTGGCCGCCGTGCGCCGCCACGCCGAGGACCACGCGGCCGTGCTCGCCGCCTACACGGCGCACGCGCGGCGCCTCAGCGTCGACTCCGCCTCGCAGACGGAGTCCTTCCTCTCCACCTCCTCGCGCCTCTCCGCGCTCGCCTCCCGCCTCACCCTCTCCACCGTCGCGCTCCTCGAGAAGGAGGCCCGCGGGCACGTGAAGCGCGCGCGCGCCCTGGCGGCGGGCGCAAAGGAGGCCTTCGACACGCAGTCCAAGATCCTCAAGCTCTCCGACACCGTCTTCGCCGTCGGGCAGCAGCTCCTCCGCGCCCGCCGCGACGGCCAGCTCAACTCCCGCATCGCCGCGGTCTCCACGCCCAAGTCCctccactgcctcgccatgcgccTCATGGAAACCCTCCTTGTCAACGCGTCCTCCGCCGCCGTTCCCGAAGCCGTCGTTCCGCCACCGCCTGAGGAGCTCACCGACCCGTCGCTCTACCACTACGCCATCTTCTCCGACAACATCCTCGCGGTGTCCGTCGTGGTGGCCTCCGCCGCGCGCGCGGCAGCCGAACCCTCCCGCCACGTCTTCCACGTGGTCACCGCGCCCATGTACCTCCCGGCCTTCCGCGTCTGGTTCGCGCGCAGCCCGCCGCCGCTCGGCGCGCACGTGCAGCTCCTCACCGCCGCCGACTTCCCCTTCATCAACGCCTCCTCCTCGCCCGTGCTCCGGCAGGTCGAGGACGGGAACAGGGACGTGGCGCTGCGCGAGCTGGACTACCTGCGGTTCTACCTGCCCGAGATGTTCCCGGCGCTAACGAGGGTGGTGCTCCTGGAGGACGACGTGGTGGTGCAGCGGGATCTGGCCGAGCTGTGGCGCCTCGACCTGGGCGGCAAGGCCAATGCAGCGTTGCACACATGCTTCGGCGGCTTCCGACGCTACGGCAGGTACCTCAACTTCTCGCACCCCGCCGTGCAGGAGCAGTTCCAGCCCCGCGCGTGCGCATGGTCCTACGGCGTCAACGTCTTCGATCTACTCGCCTGGCGGCGCGACCAGTGCACCGAGCAGTTCCACCGGCTCATGGAGATGGTAAGCATTTGTGCCCTCGCTGAACTATGAAGGATTTTGTACTTACGCCAGCTAGCTTGATGTGCAGAACGAGAACGGCACGCTGTGGGACACGGCCTCCGTGCTCCCGGCGGGGCTGATGACCTTCTACGGCAACACGGCGCCGCTGGACAAGTCGTGGCACGTCATGGGCCTCGGCTACAACCCGCACATCAGGCCCGAGGACATCGGGGGAGCGGCCGTGGTACACTTCAACGGCAACCTCAAGCCATGGCTCGACGTCGCCTTCAACCAGTACAAGCAGCTCTGGACCAAGTACGTCGACACCGACATGGAGTTCCTCACGCTCTGCAACTTCGGCCTCTGAATTCTTTGAAGAGCCCCCACCACACGGGTTAATTTAAAATGGATTTTAAAAAGGCATAGGAGGTTAATTGATCTTTTTTACAACAAATCTTGCGCATGAAAGAATTCTCACCACAGTGGTGTGAATGGGTGGCAAGATTTGTACGGTGTGGAAATGCCGGAATTAGAGTTAATGATGACACTGGCCACTACTTTCAGACTTTAAAGCATTGAGGCAACAGGATCCGTTATCCTTGGTGCTTTTTAACCTTGTTGTGAATATGTTGTCTATTCTCATAGCTAGAGTTAATGAGGATGGTCAGGTTAGAAGTTTGATTCCACATCTTGTAGAAGGAGGAGTCTCCATTCTACAATATGCTGACGATACAATTTTGTTCATGAAACGCGACTTAGAGAAAGCTGTAAACAAGAAGCTAATTCTTTGTATCTTTAAACAACTCTCGGGGTTGAAGATTGATTTTTATAAGAGCGAAATTTTCTGCTTCGGTAGAGCCAAAGAGGTTGCGGAGGAGTATAAACTTA includes:
- the LOC124688314 gene encoding probable galacturonosyltransferase 9, which translates into the protein MAGGRSPAPRRAAFAALVTLLFLACVFFFLSATTISTSAPNSPTARLAAVRRHAEDHAAVLAAYTAHARRLSVDSASQTESFLSTSSRLSALASRLTLSTVALLEKEARGHVKRARALAAGAKEAFDTQSKILKLSDTVFAVGQQLLRARRDGQLNSRIAAVSTPKSLHCLAMRLMETLLVNASSAAVPEAVVPPPPEELTDPSLYHYAIFSDNILAVSVVVASAARAAAEPSRHVFHVVTAPMYLPAFRVWFARSPPPLGAHVQLLTAADFPFINASSSPVLRQVEDGNRDVALRELDYLRFYLPEMFPALTRVVLLEDDVVVQRDLAELWRLDLGGKANAALHTCFGGFRRYGRYLNFSHPAVQEQFQPRACAWSYGVNVFDLLAWRRDQCTEQFHRLMEMNENGTLWDTASVLPAGLMTFYGNTAPLDKSWHVMGLGYNPHIRPEDIGGAAVVHFNGNLKPWLDVAFNQYKQLWTKYVDTDMEFLTLCNFGL